CCACCGGTTTGTTCGAATTCTTCAAGCAATTGAAGTTGAACTCAGCTACATTCTCTTTGCATGCAATTAGCCGAACAGCATCgcggaaagacgtctttaAGTCTCCCCAGCTGATCGTGCCGTTCAAAGTTATATACAGATCGTGCCAGTCCTCGTACAAGGGGCAACCGTCGCGAAGCCTTTGCAGGGCGTCGCGAAACTTTATCTGTAGCTCGTCGTTGCCGGACAGGCGAATGATTTTCGTCAGCTGTACGACAACGTCGAACGTCATATACAGCTGACGGCTTTGATTAGTCGCGGCTCTTTCGGTTGCCGCGCTCCCGTACTAAGGAGAGTCACCAACCGGTGGCAACTGTCCCATGTCTCCGAAGAAAATTAGAGATATTCCACCGAACGACTCGCCAGCATCATGCGGTAGCGCTTGGCTGAGGCGCCGGTAGATGAGTGACAGCTGATGCCGTCCCTtcatcgacgtttcgtcgatgatCAAATATCGTACGTCTTCGAACCTCTCTTTCAGTTCTCTAAGAGAAGGTCGGAAAATGACTTCTTCTGCAAAGGAATGCGTAGAAGCGAGTGGAGCGTTTGTCCACCAATATTAAATGCTGCAACCCCAGTAGGTTCTGCAAGTATGAATTCGCTTCCGAGCATTTCCTTTAtgcaattaattagataTGACTTTCCGGTTCCAGCGGAACGGCAAAGAATCATTCGAAGCGGCTTGCATTCGAAGCCGCTTTTTGTCAACTCGTTGTGGCTGCGAACAATGTTGTACGCTAATTTCTGATTGCCTTGAAGAAGGCTCGAATCGGCAGCCAAAACGAGCTCCTTTTAGATAAAGTGCAATTTTACGCGCTTCCGTTACAAATTTTGGAGCTTCCGTTACAAATTTTGGAGCCTCTGATAACGGTGGAAACTGCGTAAGTTTTCCCGACCAGTTGTAGTGTGATAGATCTCCCTCATTAAACTCGGAATCTCTTGTGTTGTCCTCGTCAAAGTCATCGGATGAATTGTGAGGACGGCACAATTGCATCCAGTCATCTTGGTCTCGGATCTTTTTATGCCCAAgaactttatcttcgtcTTTATGTGCCTTATTTGGATCTTTTTCTGTCTCTTCAAAAGGCATTTGAATATTGACTATTGATTAAATATCTTCCATCAGTTCAATTCTATTGACCAACTTCTTGCTGGCTGTTCGAATGAACTTTCTGAAACCTTTCGTGGAAGGCAGAAGAATGGTTTCACCGTCTGTATCGGTAATCTCATTTTctgcttcctcttcttcaatagTAAGATCGTCGAGCTTACTAAAAGGTTTGAATTTCATCAACTGATAATAACAGTACTTTTCGTACTGTTCCTTGTTTGTTTGACTTATTGCAAAGGATTCTCTGTGCTACATGAACGACTACAGACTTGTGTCTGCGCACTGTTTTACCCTTTGCGTTTACATAGTAGTCAGAGACGTAGTCCAGTAGACAAATGTCTTCAACTTCTACCAGGCGTCTCATGTACTCTTCTATTACAGTTGGAAGCGTTGCAGTTCGTCCTGGCTTTGCAGCCGGATCGACTTCACGCTTATTCTCTAAAAAGAGCGTTTTGAATTCGCGAGTAGATGTCACCACTTTGACATGCTTACATTTACTTACACTAAATCGCTAACGTTGAGCCAGAATTAAGTAAACTCGTTATTCattaaagaaaaacattCGTATAAAAGTTTCTTTAGTGTACAGTTCTAAAATAGACCccctgttctaaaatagtgCCACCTTAGAAGGCACTATATTAGGACAGGACTATATTAATATTATAACAGACTCGGTCCCAATGTGCACAAATGCACGCAATGCACGGTAGCTACCAGGCGGTGACTGGCATGAGTCTTCACCTGCTTCTGCACTGAAAAGAGGTTGTTCTTAAATAGTGCTATCTTAGAAGGCACCATTAATATTAGAACAGGATTATATTAGAACAAAAAGCTATTGTTCCATTTTCAGCCTTTTGGTATGACAAGGCGTCCCAATATATACACAATAAATTTCATCATTGTATGCTGGTGTAAAACGTCGTAAACCTTTTCTGAAAATCGCTAATTGAGTTACAAGGCCGTTGTCAGGGGTGGTTCTCTATCTTAACCTAGTTTGCTACTGCGCAAGCACCTTACATCATTGGTCGTtgctgttctaatatagtccCGATCTAATATAGTGACTTCACAAGTAGACTTCCGTCGTAAACTCACTAATAGGATTACTGCCGTAAGTGAGCCAGCCCATATGGTCCTGCTGGTCACCATTTTCCTTGCTGTTTAGCTTTAATGCTACGGAAGTCAAGACAGAATGCGAAAAGTAGACTGCATCGTCCTCGTTTTCATTGGTGTCTTTCGCCTCGTCATCAATATTAGCACCAACAGGAGAAATATCTTCAAAGGAGGCATCGTCATTGTCCGCTCTAATCACATGGAGATTTTCTCCATCTTCAGGAATAACTTCTAATGCTTCGGAATCTATTTCTATATTCTCGTAATACttgttgtttcttttcaagtTTACGAGTGCCTCGAGAACTCGTTGTCGCCTTACGCGGAAGTCATTCACCTTACCGGAAGTGCGCGTCTGGCGAACAATGACCATTCCCAAATTACTATTTGTTCTCGGCAGAAGGGTCAAAACCGACTGCACATTTTGAAGCAAATTTAGCACGTGACCGCGGTGTTCAAATTGCCTTCCGGCCGGAAATCTGAAAATGTGCATCATAGGTTCAATTTGGGCTAtgagcatttcttcgacaACTGATAAATCCTTAAGAGGCGGTGGAACACGCCCAGGATTCATGTTGTTGTTGGATGTAAGAAGGCCTACGCAACCGTTTTCTTGGTCATTTGTGCACTGCTTGCACATTTGTGTGCTGTACTTTATCTCTAAAGTGGGCCACGACACCTCGCGCGAAACCCACGCATGGAAGGTTAGGCCTTCCATGCGTTTGTGAAATTTGTCTAGGCGAGGATAATGTGCAGATGCAAATTAATCTAGCATCGCCCACTGTTTCCAAAAAGGGACCATTTCATTGCCCATTTTACGTGATGTGCCACCAAGAGCAGCTTCCTGCCTCTTTCGTTTGTTTCTTTCTGCACACATGTCGTTTCGAAACTGCTTTTCATCAGCAGTCTCTTCAAGTCTTTTAGCAGAGTTGCGCTTGGCATTTGCTAAAAGGCGTTTTTGCGTTCTTCTGGCGTTTTATTATATTTTTGGCGAGATTTGTCCAtagcgtcacgtgacagacgcTTTGCGCTCTTCTGGCGTTTAATTATCTCTTTAGACGGAATTTCGAGCAGCGGCTTCCCAGCTGCTCTCCTTTTTCCATTCTAGCTTTTTGGCTGACGGCCTCCCGAAGTCGATCTCCGCTACAGACGCTGGGACGACATTCCTCCCTGATGGCACCAACCACGTACAGGCATCAGACGTGCAAGACACATTTCTGGCCAAATTAGCCTGAGCCTCCGCAGTAAACAGAAGGGCTGGAACGTGAGAGCATGCTTCCCCCAAACCAGGCAATGCACGTGCAGTGAGCGGCTATGACAACGCCGAATTTCTCGACAGCAACCCATGGCTAACGTGGGGGTCCACGACACTCTATGAATACCCACGTCCGACACCCAACCCGCGACAAGATACTTGTATCCGTCCAGATTCTTGTACGCTTTCGGCTGCGCGTGAGTGTACGGGCTCGAGGAATGCATAAGGTAGTTGTAGATGTCGGGATACGTTATTTCAGGCATTTCCAAAGGCTGACTGAACGATTACAGCGTGTACGGGTCATCCACGGCAGCGACGACCTCGTTCAATTTACGCTCGTACCGAGCTTTTGCTTCCGCGTCGAGGGAGGAGAAATAAAGCGAGACGACATTGAGCATCATAACTTCTCAAAAACATTGGAAAAGAGAGTGCCACTCAAGTGGGAGTAACCCTTTTGCCACTCAGCCTAGCGCGCTACTTGACAACGATGACGTATATGAATAACCTCTATTGCAAGTCAACGAAACGTATGGCGAGCGTACTGTGCCAAAAATACGTCATCTAACGTGCGCATTGTCTAATCAAGATTGGTCATGTTCATGGTGGATTGTTGTAATAATATATCGTGTTTGCAGCACCTTTGCATCATGTTTGATGTCATGTTTGCACTCATCATGTTTGCACCTATCATGTTTGCACTCATCATGTTTGCACTCATCATGTTAGCACTCATCATGTTAGCACTCATCATGTTAGCACTCATCATGTTTGCTCTCATCATGTTTGCTCTCATCATGTTTGCTCTCATCATGTTTGCTCTCATCATGCTTGCTTTCATCATGCTTGCTTTCATCATGTTTGCTCTCATCATGTTTGCTCTCATCATGATTGCTCTCATCATGTTTGCTCTCATCATGTTTGGGTAACGCGCGTCCTACGTCTTCTACACTTAGAATCCACAGCCAAATCCGCAGCGGAATGGCCGCTAGGGAAGACGAGCGCGCTTTCCTTTCTCAAATTCAGCGAATGGTGGCCGATATAGAGCGTTCTGTCGAGAATGCAACGCCGGAACATTTACAAGAAATGGAGAGACGCATCGACTGGGCCTTAAGACACACAGTCGCTGCAGTGACGGCTCATGAGGACGCAGATGGACTTGTTTCCGTTCTGCAGCGCTTACGCCGTGCGATTCGCCGCGAAATTGATGCAGTTGAAGACAGTGTGGAATTCTGCGTTTTCGCAGGTGGAATATTGGAAATGCGCAGAGGGGAGCATAAAATTGATTTGGGTTTATGTAGAGTACTCTGGACGAAGAGGTCGGCCATCATTAAATATCTCAGTTGATCAATTGGAGTTTCTTCTTGAGATTCAATGCTCTGTGAGGCAGATGGCAACAATGTTGGGTTGCTCAGAGCGAACAGTCCATCGAAGGTTGAGAGAAGCCGGTCTTTCAGTATCGCGGTCCTTCACAGACATATCAGACGAAGAGCTTGAGGAAGCTGTTGCAGATGTCAATCGGCATTTCTCAAGGCATGGATATCGGCTTGTCACTGCTCATCTTCATTCCCGTGGAATACGGGTTCCTCGTCGAAGAGTCAGAGAATGTCTTTCATTGGTAGACCCGGAAGGAGTTGCTCTACGATGGGGCAACACCATTCACCGACGTACTTACAACGTGGCTGGCCCCAATGCACTTTGGCACGTTGATGGGCTCCATGCCCTTATTCGATGGGGCCTTGTCATACATGGAGGTTATACCAAAAAAAAAATGCTCATACACCTTCTAACTTACTTTTCAGGAATTGACGGGTACAGTCGAATGCCCGTTTACTTGCAGTGTTCAGCTAACAATAGGTCGACTACGGTTATGCAATGCTTTCAACGCGCAATAGGAGAATTCGGAATCCCTTCCAGAGTTAGGGGAGACAGAGGAAGAGAGAACATAGCTGTGGCCGAGTGGATGATCGCGACTTTAGGGGCTGGACGAGGAAGCTATATTGCTGGCCGTTCGGTCCATAACCAGAGAATAGAGAGGTTCTGGAGGGATGTGACTGTAGCGTCAGCGGGAACATTCAGGGAGATATTTTACTACCTCGAAAGCGAGAACCTTCTGGATCCTGACTCTCCAGCAGATTTGTTCTGCCTTCACTACGTCTTCATTCCCCGAATTCAAGAAAGCTTAGATTGTTTTAGGAGTGCGTGGGCACACCATCGGATGTCAACggaaagaggaagaacgCCAATGCAGGTAAGAAAACAAATCTCGTTCTCTTTAATTGATAACGTTGCACTATTGCAGTTATTTGTCTCTGGAGTCCTAGGCGGTCTTCTACCTCACTTCCATCATTCATATGACGCAAGTGATGGTGACGCTATTGACATTGACCATTACGGCATCGATTGGAACGGCCCAATTCCAGAAGATGTCGGCGATTCCGTTCCTGTCGAAGATCTTCCTGAAATTATTTCCGATGAGGCCTTGGAGCGATTACGAGTGACCATTGACCCCTTACGCGACGATGAGGAATACGGCATTGCCCTGTATAGATCCGTGGCGGACTTTGTTGACGAACATATGTAGATCAATATctgatttattaattaaagaactctggataaagaaaaaggaaaatctgGCTCcaacaaaaaaagacttcAACGGGGAGTGAacaattattaattagaGAACTCTGGATAAATGAAAAGTAAATCTGTCTCCAACGAGGAGTGAACAAGACAGTGAAACGGTATCAGTATGTCTCATGTGGGAGCATGTGCTTCACATTTACGCTAAGCCAAACCCAACAAAACCATTGCGAAGAGATTCGTCGAACACGTTGCAAAAACTGGCGTAGGTTTCGTGGCAAACGGGTATGGTCAACATTGTCACGCAGACATTAGCTGTAGGGTATTTGTCGTCTGCAAGGTCCCCTTCTGCGTAACTGACGAAGACTTTTGACCCCATCAAAGCAATTCGGCTTGTAGAAGCTGTGCAGAAGTGTAAAAGCCCTTGCCATCGGTTCATTGTCTCGCCTTTACAAATTAGTGTAGGCGTTAGGGTGCCACGTGCATAGGTGCTCACCTGAAGGCAGGACTATCTCGACGGCTCCGTCCAAAATGTACTGATTCATGTAGGCCTCCGCGCGCACTTCAGCATCTGTGTATGGGTTTGAGAGCATCATGCACTGTAAGGTTCTATGACATACCAAAAATACTAGCATAATAACGACAAGAGAACGGAGCCACATTCACCTTTCTGCGTTCAGCTCTTCGCCAGCGTCGAAAACAAACAATTTTTTGGTCATTTCGGGATAAGCTCTAATGAGATCCAGAACTTTCCCAGCAGAGAGACCCTGAATGAACTGATCAATGGCACTTTGCCTTCGACATTTAACGGTGTCGTAAATAAGAGCCTGAATAACATGCTCTTTTTGAGAAAACTCGATTGTACGTCGCCATCCAGctctcccgagccagtcgaTAACGTCAAGCTGTCGCATAGCGGCCTTccaagcgacgtcgtcttcaattttGCAAAGCTACAACAGTTCAGaacaaattcaaaaacaCCGTGAGATAATGAACTtgtgctttaattaattacgccTGTAATggtttctttctcgtctccCTCGTTCACGTCGTCCAGACTCATCATGGCCAcaacttcttcgtcgcttgatCCAGACATCAAGGCAAATAGGGCTGGAGAGAAATACGAAAATCCGATGCCACACTGAAGAGTGGCGTGAGCTAATATTTTTCCGCTGGTGTAAAAACTGCGCGAGCGAAGAGCTGTCATGTTGTGATGGGGCCAAATATTTCccgattttccttcaaaGAGGCCCATTTGGTTGGCAGGAGAGAAAATATGCTTCACGAGAAGCTCAAAAAACTCTTTAGCAAGAGCTCCAGCATCAACGCCGTCTTCCCCTTCAAAGGTAACCTATAAAAAATACAGAATTCAAGGAAGTCTAATGAGTGCAGGTGAGACTTTTAGCCATGGCAAAGAATTTGACAAGGACTTGTAAAACATAAATCCGTCTTCCGAAAGGCTCTCTCGTCGAATTGTTATTCTTGAAGGACGTTCCTGGTCAAGAAACTTTTGTCTATGGACGGAGAGCAGTGCAGAAGTGCTTGCAAAATATCTCGGTTCCTGTACATAAGCACATTCATACGATGAAATACTTGTTTTATGATCGAAAAGTATGATGGGCACCTGCAGATGATCTGCTGGACTTCCACTGCTTCCACTCTGCCCGTCGGCGGTCAAGTCCACAAGAGGCGCGATTGGCCTCTCCGTTCCAGCATTACCAACTACGTAATGAAAAGGGCGCGTTTTTTGTGATAAAGAGTGCGCACGTGTCAATGACACATTGCAATCAAACCTTCTGTTTCTCGCAGAGTGTGGTCAGCTAATGAATTAGCATTTGTCCTCGAACTGTCACTGTCACTGCTAGCAACCGGAATAGTGGGTGCGGGTGTCAGGTTTGGTGGCGTTTCTTCCGACCTACAGAAAAGTACATGAAATTTAGTTGTATGTAAAGGTACTCCTAACGTACAGATCCCTGTCACACGTGTACATGTGCCCTCTCATAGCTGCCATTGCCATCCTAGCGCCGCACCTCAGACATGCGGTCATCGTTGCGTTTCGAGTATCAACGTCCTATCTCATCATTATTGACAAAATCCAGTGTTCAAAAAATATTACTAACCGGTAGGGGCAACTTTGAAACGTCGATATCACGCTGAATAGGACGAACGTAGATTTTGGAGTTGTATCTTGTGTGTCTCGAAAGGTATTCTCCATCCATGTCGTCAGGAAAGCGGTTTAGAGTCCGAGCGGAAGGAACAGCGCGGAGTAGTTCAAATCCTCCACACTGTTCCAACGCAGGAAACGTCTCCATGACACTGCTGTCGATGTCCTTTCGCGTCCAGTCGTATGCTATATCCACTTCTTTGACACCCAGCCCGCAGACCTCGAGTGTGCTGACGAAGTCTTCAGACAAGGGCACTCTATGCGCATTTGAGTCACTCAAGCAACAGAACAAACGCGTGAAGATTCGACGTTCTTGAGAGCCTCTCGTCCGTGGTCTGGCTCTTCTCGTAGACAAAAGACTGCCCTGGCGACGCGTGGCGACCGCTGCTGAAGTTCTCGACGGGCCGAAAGCATTGCGCAGTTCTTCTCTAACACTTGACGACGATCCTAGGAATATCATAAAGAAAAGAGCCCATTTTGTATTCTCACGGACTCTGCGCTGCCGAAGGTCGTGGAAACGATGTCGCTCTACCACCTGAAACGTTATCGGCGTGATTGCGCGACCGCTGGGATTCTTCTTCAAAGATACAAAGTAAAATACGCCTAGGCTATACTAGTAAACGAAGGTCCCTCACGAGGTGTCGGAGGTGCAGATAGTTCAGATAatcttctcgccgtcgttgcaAGCGTTCCCAACAGTTCCTGGAActcgctgccgctgctggaGTCTGTGGCTTGTGAGGCCATTGCAATATCGTCAAGAAAAAGGACTATCGTCAAGAAAAAGGACTGCGCCAATGCGAATGGTCACGTGCGCTAAACCAACCCGACCAACGCGCGTTACCCAAACATACTCCCAAACATGATGAGAGCAATCATGATGAGAGCAATCATGATGAGAGCAAACATGATGAAAGCAAGCATGATGAAAGCAAGCATGATG
This is a stretch of genomic DNA from Oscarella lobularis chromosome 16, ooOscLobu1.1, whole genome shotgun sequence. It encodes these proteins:
- the LOC136196902 gene encoding uncharacterized protein, which produces MATMLGCSERTVHRRLREAGLSVSRSFTDISDEELEEAVADVNRHFSRHGYRLVTAHLHSRGIRVPRRRVRECLSLVDPEGVALRWGNTIHRRTYNVAGPNALWHVDGLHALIRWGLVIHGGIDGYSRMPVYLQCSANNRSTTVMQCFQRAIGEFGIPSRVRGDRGRENIAVAEWMIATLGAGRGSYIAGRSVHNQRIERFWRDVTVASAGTFREIFYYLESENLLDPDSPADLFCLHYVFIPRIQESLDCFRSAWAHHRMSTERGRTPMQLFVSGVLGGLLPHFHHSYDASDGDAIDIDHYGIDWNGPIPEDVGDSVPVEDLPEIISDEALERLRVTIDPLRDDEEYGIALYRSVADFVDEHM